One Gelria sp. Kuro-4 DNA segment encodes these proteins:
- the trpB gene encoding tryptophan synthase subunit beta, giving the protein MPALEELAAAFRSVKADPLFQREFAALLKEYVNRPSPLYYAENLTRAYGRARIFLKREDLNHTGAHKINNAIGQALLAKRMGKKRIIAETGAGQHGVATATVAALFGFDCVIYMGEEDVSRQALNVFRMELLGAEVNTVRSGSRTLKDATNEAIRDWVTNVRDTYYIIGSVVGPHPYPEMVRCFQAVIGQETREQMLALTGRLPNYIVACVGGGSNAMGIFYPFLEDEGVQLIGVEAAGRGLETGRHAASISAGTPGVLHGARLLLLQDEDGQVIPAYSVSAGLDYPGVGPEHAYLAQTGRARYEAVTDEEALAAFQKLARAEGIIPALESAHALAYLEKLLPHTTPDESVVVCLSGRGDKDVESVAKILGVQK; this is encoded by the coding sequence ATGCCCGCTCTGGAAGAGCTGGCCGCCGCCTTCCGCAGCGTAAAGGCCGACCCTCTATTTCAGCGCGAATTCGCTGCGCTTCTCAAAGAATACGTCAACCGCCCGAGCCCGCTCTACTACGCGGAAAACTTGACGCGTGCCTACGGCCGCGCCCGCATCTTCTTAAAGCGCGAGGACCTCAATCACACCGGCGCCCACAAGATCAACAACGCCATCGGCCAGGCCCTCCTGGCAAAACGCATGGGCAAGAAGCGCATCATCGCCGAGACGGGCGCGGGCCAGCACGGCGTAGCCACCGCCACTGTGGCCGCCCTCTTCGGCTTTGACTGCGTCATCTACATGGGCGAAGAAGATGTCTCCCGCCAGGCCTTGAACGTCTTTCGCATGGAGCTCCTCGGCGCCGAGGTCAACACTGTGCGTTCCGGCTCCCGCACCCTTAAGGACGCCACCAACGAGGCCATCCGCGACTGGGTCACCAATGTACGTGACACCTACTACATCATCGGGTCAGTGGTGGGCCCGCACCCCTACCCCGAGATGGTGCGCTGCTTCCAAGCGGTGATCGGGCAGGAGACGCGTGAACAAATGCTGGCCTTGACCGGGCGTCTCCCCAACTACATCGTAGCTTGCGTAGGCGGTGGTTCCAACGCCATGGGCATCTTTTACCCGTTCCTTGAGGACGAGGGGGTGCAGCTCATCGGCGTCGAGGCGGCGGGCCGGGGCTTGGAAACCGGGCGGCATGCCGCTTCCATCAGCGCCGGCACCCCCGGGGTGCTGCACGGCGCCAGACTCCTCTTGCTTCAGGACGAAGACGGCCAGGTGATTCCGGCCTATTCGGTCTCCGCCGGGCTGGACTACCCGGGCGTAGGTCCGGAGCACGCGTATCTGGCTCAAACCGGCCGGGCGCGCTATGAAGCCGTAACCGACGAGGAAGCCCTGGCCGCTTTTCAAAAACTCGCCCGCGCGGAAGGGATCATCCCGGCCCTGGAAAGCGCCCATGCCCTGGCCTATTTGGAGAAACTGCTGCCGCACACGACTCCCGACGAGAGCGTGGTGGTCTGCCTGTCCGGCCGGGGCGACAAAGACGTGGAGAGTGTGGCCAAGATACTGGGGGTGCAGAAATGA
- the trpA gene encoding tryptophan synthase subunit alpha, with protein MNRIDKAFARLKEQGRKGLILYTCAGDPSLGFTEELVPALAAAGADIVELGLPFSDPLADGPVIQAASQRALSAGASTKGVLALARRIRQKTDVPLALMTYYNPVLRYGEADFVRDAHAAGCDGLIVPDLPLEESDALRTECSSRGLGFITFVAPTSTPERIRRAAACATGFIYGVTVTGVTGMREALPEEALHMAAAVKAVTTTPLALGFGISTPGQAGTVAAVADGIIVGSALVDLVARESQASAAAAVQAAGQFVRSLRQALDSAK; from the coding sequence ATGAACCGCATCGATAAAGCATTCGCACGTCTGAAGGAGCAAGGCAGAAAAGGGCTCATCCTATACACCTGCGCGGGTGACCCCAGCCTCGGCTTCACCGAGGAACTTGTCCCCGCCCTGGCCGCCGCCGGTGCAGACATCGTCGAGCTGGGGCTCCCGTTCTCGGACCCGCTGGCCGACGGACCGGTTATTCAAGCCGCTTCGCAGCGTGCCCTGTCAGCCGGGGCCAGCACCAAGGGCGTGCTCGCCCTGGCCCGGCGCATCAGGCAGAAAACGGACGTGCCGCTGGCCCTCATGACCTACTACAACCCGGTCCTGCGCTACGGGGAAGCAGATTTCGTGCGGGACGCTCACGCAGCCGGCTGCGACGGTCTCATCGTCCCCGACCTGCCGCTGGAAGAAAGCGACGCTCTTAGAACCGAGTGCAGCTCAAGGGGGCTCGGCTTCATCACCTTTGTGGCACCGACCTCCACGCCGGAGCGCATCCGCCGCGCTGCCGCCTGCGCCACCGGCTTTATCTACGGCGTCACCGTCACCGGCGTCACCGGCATGCGCGAGGCTTTACCCGAGGAGGCTCTGCACATGGCGGCCGCAGTGAAGGCCGTCACCACAACCCCGTTGGCCCTCGGCTTCGGCATCTCCACCCCCGGACAGGCCGGAACCGTGGCCGCCGTGGCCGACGGCATCATTGTGGGCAGCGCTTTAGTAGACCTCGTGGCGCGCGAAAGCCAAGCCTCGGCGGCCGCCGCCGTTCAAGCCGCCGGCCAGTTCGTACGGTCGCTGCGCCAGGCTTTGGACAGTGCCAAATGA
- a CDS encoding PRK06851 family protein, with translation MATKGRVKKVFPGCNTSKGFYSFYDYIIPPDATRVLIIKGGPGVGKSTFMRHIAEAMVERGFNAEYHCCSSDNGSLDGVVFPQIGVALIDGTAPHIMDPRNPGAVDEIIHLGDFWDEARIRAHKKEIIAANREVGRRFTRAYRFLKAAQIIYEDWEDANIEGMNFGLANQKADAVLHEILDEKPVAASVGRDRHLFARAITPDGMVDYLDTIIGPCEKKYVIAGKPGTGKSVLLEKVARAVLERGYYVEMYHCPLNPSKVEHVVIPQLSVALTKSIEPHLYSAGPEDVIVNLDECLDPAVETKYEALVAENEEMFFSLFNRAIAFIGEAKAIHDKMETYYAPYMDFKAVAKLRQRTLERVLGYAQEVYGRLERLA, from the coding sequence GTGGCGACCAAGGGCAGAGTCAAGAAAGTCTTCCCCGGCTGCAACACCTCCAAGGGCTTTTACTCCTTCTATGATTACATCATCCCGCCGGATGCCACCCGCGTTCTCATCATCAAGGGCGGGCCGGGGGTGGGGAAATCCACCTTTATGCGCCACATCGCAGAAGCGATGGTGGAGCGGGGGTTCAATGCGGAGTACCACTGCTGCTCCTCAGACAATGGGTCCCTGGACGGTGTGGTCTTCCCGCAGATCGGCGTGGCGCTCATCGACGGCACGGCCCCGCATATAATGGATCCCCGCAATCCCGGCGCCGTCGACGAAATCATCCATTTGGGTGACTTCTGGGACGAAGCAAGAATCCGCGCGCACAAAAAGGAGATCATCGCAGCCAACCGGGAGGTGGGGCGGCGCTTCACCCGCGCCTACCGGTTCCTGAAAGCGGCGCAGATCATTTACGAAGATTGGGAAGACGCCAACATCGAAGGGATGAACTTTGGGCTGGCCAACCAGAAGGCCGATGCGGTGCTGCATGAGATCCTGGATGAAAAACCGGTGGCAGCCAGCGTGGGGCGGGACCGGCACCTGTTCGCCCGGGCCATCACCCCGGACGGCATGGTGGATTACCTGGACACCATCATCGGTCCCTGCGAGAAAAAATACGTCATCGCGGGGAAACCCGGCACCGGCAAATCGGTCCTGCTTGAGAAGGTGGCGCGGGCGGTGCTGGAACGCGGCTACTACGTAGAGATGTATCACTGCCCGCTCAACCCCTCCAAGGTGGAGCACGTGGTGATTCCCCAGCTCAGCGTGGCCCTCACCAAGTCCATTGAACCGCACCTTTACAGCGCCGGTCCCGAAGACGTGATCGTCAACCTGGATGAGTGCCTGGACCCGGCGGTGGAGACCAAGTATGAGGCGCTGGTGGCGGAGAACGAGGAGATGTTCTTCAGCCTTTTCAACCGGGCCATCGCCTTCATCGGCGAGGCAAAAGCCATCCACGACAAGATGGAGACGTACTATGCGCCGTACATGGACTTCAAGGCCGTCGCCAAGCTGCGCCAGCGCACCCTGGAGCGCGTGCTGGGCTACGCCCAAGAGGTATACGGGCGCCTAGAGCGCCTGGCGTAA
- a CDS encoding DUF433 domain-containing protein, with amino-acid sequence MTGDLIKSDPKVLMGKPVIAGTRIPVELVLEKLAAGETVEQIMQAHPRLTEEGVRAALAFAAKAIRADVVYPVEEVAKS; translated from the coding sequence ATGACCGGCGATTTAATAAAATCCGATCCTAAGGTCTTAATGGGAAAACCTGTGATTGCCGGCACTAGGATTCCGGTAGAGCTTGTTCTGGAAAAACTTGCTGCCGGCGAGACGGTAGAGCAAATCATGCAAGCCCACCCACGTCTTACCGAGGAAGGGGTACGAGCGGCTCTGGCTTTTGCCGCAAAAGCTATTCGAGCTGACGTTGTTTACCCGGTGGAAGAGGTCGCAAAATCATAA
- a CDS encoding restriction endonuclease subunit S: MVKLSVHPEQLRGVLAAHWEVRAVRHVTRPVKGRQPKALYSEDEAPAGAQPYLTMEYLRRHKGTAKVFCALSDGLVTAAAGDVLLLWDGANAGEFFIAKDGVVSSTAALLSTDEHDRRYLYFMLKQCEPWLRALSTGMGIPHVDGRILKQMQICLPPHAEQAAIVRFLDWADRRIRRYIRAKQKLIKLLEEYRQALIHQVVTGQIDVRTGQPYPTYKPSGVEWLGDVPAHWEVVPLRWFISIASGDFIETSAVSGNRSNERPYTVIGGNGVMGYAGVYNSTEITVALCGNVHIVNEPAWITDNALMITLI; encoded by the coding sequence TTGGTAAAACTTTCGGTTCATCCTGAGCAGTTGCGCGGCGTGCTCGCGGCCCATTGGGAGGTGCGTGCGGTCCGCCATGTAACTCGCCCAGTGAAGGGGAGGCAGCCCAAGGCGCTTTACTCAGAAGATGAGGCGCCAGCGGGAGCACAACCTTATCTGACCATGGAGTACCTACGCAGGCATAAGGGTACCGCGAAAGTGTTCTGCGCGCTAAGTGATGGGCTTGTCACGGCAGCGGCAGGCGATGTCCTTTTGCTGTGGGATGGGGCTAACGCAGGTGAATTCTTCATAGCAAAGGATGGTGTCGTTTCATCTACTGCTGCTTTGTTGTCCACCGATGAACACGATAGGCGTTACCTGTACTTCATGTTAAAACAGTGCGAGCCATGGCTCAGGGCGCTCTCGACGGGAATGGGTATCCCGCACGTTGATGGGAGGATTCTCAAGCAGATGCAGATTTGCCTCCCCCCGCACGCCGAGCAGGCGGCGATTGTGCGGTTTCTCGACTGGGCAGACCGGCGGATTCGGCGCTACATCCGCGCCAAGCAGAAACTGATCAAACTGCTGGAGGAGTACCGGCAGGCCCTCATCCACCAGGTCGTCACCGGGCAGATCGACGTCCGCACCGGCCAGCCCTATCCAACCTACAAGCCCTCTGGTGTGGAGTGGCTGGGCGACGTGCCAGCACATTGGGAGGTGGTGCCACTAAGGTGGTTCATTTCAATTGCATCAGGGGATTTCATAGAAACGTCAGCCGTAAGTGGCAACCGTTCAAATGAACGGCCCTATACAGTTATTGGTGGCAATGGTGTAATGGGTTATGCTGGCGTTTATAATTCAACAGAAATCACTGTTGCATTGTGCGGCAATGTCCATATTGTAAATGAACCAGCATGGATTACCGACAATGCCCTGATGATTACACTGATTTGA